The Verrucomicrobiota bacterium sequence GCTTGTCGATGGTGACATTGTATTCGGCCATAAAGTCTCCGGCATCCCCAGTAACATCGGCTGGAAACAGGTCACGACCAAATAAATCCGACACGGTAACTTCCGTCCCGGGAGTTTCTGTGCCGACCTCATGCCGGGCAGTAAGGGTGCCTCGAATGAAATAGAGGGACTCGTTATTTATTTGAACATAAACATCCACCAAGGATGAAGCCGTGGAAACTTCCACGGGTAACCCACCTTTTCCCGCTCCTCCCTGCATGTTTCCGTTCACCATGAAATTGAGGGAAATATCGGCGGAGGTTTCGCTGCCGGTTGTTGTTAAAATATAATCAGGCGAGTCGTATCCCGCCCAGGAAGCGGTGTACAGATCGCCTGGACCCTGGACAAGGGTTTCCTCTGACCGCGCACCGATTCGGCCCGGATAGGCGATGCCCAATCCCCGGCTTGGACCATCCTGGTAGCTTAGTTGATACGGAACACCCTGGGTTTGGGTCAGGATGCCCTCGATACTGTTAAATTCGGGTTGGACACCCACGGTAAAACGCCGGGACGTTGAATCCGTCGGTAAAATGGCGATAGAAAAATAGTGGTCTCCGGCATCGACCTCCGACCAGAGGTAGCTGGCCAGCGGATCCAGTTCAGAAACCGTTCCCCAAGGGTTGGTTCCGTTCACTCCCAGGTTAGCCAGATAGGCGTGTTTCACGCCAAAGCCTTCACGGCTGACAATCCAATGCGTTGAATTGGTCGAGATTATGGTGTTTAAATTGGGGAAAATAAACCCTAAGTCGCTCAGCACAAATGTTCCAATAAAACTGGAGGGAAAATCGGACCCGGCTTTTACTTTGATGTGAAGGTAGTGGATGACTCCGGTCTGCAATTCTATTTCTCCGGTCCCGGGAGATTCTGCAATCTGGGAACTGTCTAAAAACAATGATCCGGGAACGATTCCGGAGATGGAGAGATAGGCCTCGTAATCACTGGTGGCAGAAATAGTGGCGGTGAGGGTGGTCGCACTCGCCGAAATGGGAGTCATCACAACCCATGAGAGGAATCCCAGCAGAATCCAAATCGTGGAATTGGTTTTAGGTCGGATCATGTCCCAACCGATCAAGGAGTGCCTACGCTTTGCTGAACAGTTCCTGAAACAATACCGGTAGAAGTGCCATTGTCCTGATAAACGGTATATACCACATCTGCCTCCGTGAAATTCAAGGACACGTTCTCGGTAAGCCGGTCCTCGCCA is a genomic window containing:
- a CDS encoding type VI secretion system tube protein Hcp, with the translated sequence MIRPKTNSTIWILLGFLSWVVMTPISASATTLTATISATSDYEAYLSISGIVPGSLFLDSSQIAESPGTGEIELQTGVIHYLHIKVKAGSDFPSSFIGTFVLSDLGFIFPNLNTIISTNSTHWIVSREGFGVKHAYLANLGVNGTNPWGTVSELDPLASYLWSEVDAGDHYFSIAILPTDSTSRRFTVGVQPEFNSIEGILTQTQGVPYQLSYQDGPSRGLGIAYPGRIGARSEETLVQGPGDLYTASWAGYDSPDYILTTTGSETSADISLNFMVNGNMQGGAGKGGLPVEVSTASSLVDVYVQINNESLYFIRGTLTARHEVGTETPGTEVTVSDLFGRDLFPADVTGDAGDFMAEYNVTIDKLFTTSAYTIQVGVPFSVKMDNQVLSTAKSDLGHAASKIDFTGGVSFPTTGNVFNVPAGFTVNSISGRVADNKFEGPVEPAEVFAEGMFLQLPDVEGESNAKGREGWIDLVSISSGISRSRGGYLTLPPLLGDVVVTKYLDKSSPKLAEALSNGRLFDDVVVETNQVLPGDRYSNFQYRLNGAIVTAYRLASDPSESVPL